The Elaeis guineensis isolate ETL-2024a chromosome 14, EG11, whole genome shotgun sequence genome has a segment encoding these proteins:
- the LOC105057447 gene encoding RING-H2 finger protein ATL2: MDPNNNGSGGDPNPDGGVAPPKGYALSGKIMLTAIVVLFTAVLLILFLHLYLRWRVLRRTSSGRRRRRRLVFAGEDQNSPFPADRGLAADVLKSLPVFVFSGGGGGGGGDEVVECAVCLAEFEEGEKVRSLPRCGHRFHIECIDMWFRSHATCPLCRAAVEAAPPPVNRTISVQVSASEPAAAAERSTSVSDLGSRCGGEEGIGSSSANSGGPELRIEVPARRGEGFRGSEEELGLAFGLGSPGGQGMKSPASRILLLRRLLSRDLRIYRGGSSGAELDLERGEVAERSPPPPHSPSPPPPPPPAAAV, translated from the coding sequence ATGGATCCCAACAATAACGGTAGCGGCGGTGACCCGAACCCGGACGGCGGGGTTGCACCGCCGAAGGGCTACGCGCTAAGTGGCAAGATTATGCTCACCGCCATCGTCGTCCTCTTCACCGCCGTCCTCCTTATCCTCTTCCTCCACCTCTACCTCCGGTGGCGCGTCCTCCGCCGCACGTCCTCcggccggcggcggcggcggcggctcgTATTCGCCGGCGAGGACCAGAACTCCCCGTTCCCCGCCGATCGTGGGTTAGCTGCTGATGTTCTCAAATCTCTTCCCGTCTTCGTGTtctccggcggcggcggcggcggcggcggggaTGAGGTCGTAGAGTGCGCGGTATGCCTGGCCGAGTTCGAGGAGGGGGAGAAGGTGCGATCCCTCCCGCGATGTGGTCATCGATTTCATATCGAGTGCATCGATATGTGGTTCCGCTCCCACGCCACCTGCCCCCTTTGCCGCGCTGCCGTGGAGGCGGCCCCTCCGCCTGTCAATAGGACCATCTCTGTGCAGGTATCGGCGTCGGAGCCGGCGGCAGCGGCGGAGCGCTCCACTTCGGTCTCCGATTTGGGCTCCAGATGCGGCGGGGAGGAGGGGATCGGGTCTTCCTCAGCTAATTCGGGAGGTCCAGAATTGAGGATCGAGGTGCCGGCGAGGAGGGGCGAGGGGTTTAGGGGGTCGGAGGAGGAGCTGGGGTTAGCGTTCGGGTTGGGATCGCCGGGGGGACAGGGGATGAAGTCGCCGGCGAGCCGGATTCTTCTGCTGAGGAGGCTTCTGAGTAGGGATTTGAGGATCTATCGCGGCGGGAGTTCGGGGGCGGAGCTGGATTTGGAGCGGGGGGAAGTGGCGGAGCGATCTCCTCCGCCGCCCCATTCTCCGTCGCCACCGCCACCACCACCACCGGCGGCCGCAGTTTGA